CTTGATCTCTTCATCAAGACTCTTTTTCTGATTCTTATGAAGTTTTTTGATTATTTTTTTAAAAGAGGGCGTTTGAAAGATTTGCATTAATCAAACTTATAGGCTTCAACATGGCCTTCTTTTTCTTCCATTAAGCTTATAAGGATCTTACTGATCATTTCATAATTTAAATCGGGGTTTTGCTCAGCGATTTTACCAATCATTGCCCAATATTCTATCTGCTTTGGGACAGAACGGTGATAAGGACCGGCATAAGCTTTAGCGTCTTTTATAAGATCATCAGATAATTTTATGGGCGTCGACATGGTATTCTCCTTATAGTTACACTATAATACTAATATTAACTATTTGCAACTAAAAGTTTTAAAAAGTAGCATTTAGTACCCTCCAGCGCGACGACCTTCTTCGCCGACAAACCCCTCTCAAATCCCCCTCAACAAAAGAGCCTAAAGTTTTCAAATGTGTCTTTAACTCTAGAGTTATCCTCCACCTATTTTCCTGTGATTGGGCAGATCATATGGATTACTTTCAAGATGGCTGTATGATCTTCTTCGAGTTGTCTTTTGAAAATGGGCT
The sequence above is drawn from the Candidatus Nucleicultrix amoebiphila FS5 genome and encodes:
- a CDS encoding TA system antitoxin ParD family protein — translated: MSTPIKLSDDLIKDAKAYAGPYHRSVPKQIEYWAMIGKIAEQNPDLNYEMISKILISLMEEKEGHVEAYKFD